A window from Theobroma cacao cultivar B97-61/B2 chromosome 3, Criollo_cocoa_genome_V2, whole genome shotgun sequence encodes these proteins:
- the LOC18606050 gene encoding acetylornithine deacetylase, which produces MATSNVKQTLGNLNKDSFVSLLTKVIGESKFLQNNPPELIPEEDRVVKHVLDCLVPYSTTTGGGPLVVNHVTCFPGRGNLIVEYPGTEPGKILSFVGMHMDVVTANPNDWDFDPFSLSIDGDKLRGRGTTDCLGHVALVTELMRKLGERKPKLKSTVVAVFIANEENSAITGVGVDALVKDGLLDKLKGGPLFWIDTADKQPCIGTGGMIPWKLHVTGKLFHSGLAHKAINPLELGMEALKEIQLRFYKDFPPHPNEQVYGFATPSTMKPTQWSYPGGGINQIPGECTLSGDVRLTPFYNVKDVMEKLQEYVDDINENIDELDTQGPVSKYILHDENLRGSLTLTFDEAMSGVACDLDSRGFHVLCKATEEAVGYVKPYSITGTLPLIRELQDEGFDVQTAGYGLMATYHAKNEYCLLSDMCQGYDVFTSIISQLEN; this is translated from the exons ATGGCAACTTCGAACGTGAAACAAACACTGGGCAATCTGAACAAGGACTCGTTTGTGTCACTTCTAACAAAGGTCATAGGAGAATCCAAGTTTCTTCAAAACAACCCGCCGGAACTGATCCCAGAGGAAGACAGGGTGGTGAAGCATGTACTAGATTGTCTCGTCCCTTACAGCACGACAACTGGAGGAGGACCTTTGGTTGTTAACCATGTTACTTGTTTCCCCGGAAGGGGCAATCTCATTGTGGAATATCCTGGGACTGAGCCTGGCAAGATCTTATCATTTGTTGGGATGCATATGGATGTCGTCACCGCTAATCCTAATGATTGG GATTTTGATCCTTTCTCATTGAGCATTGATGGTGATAAACTTCGTGGCCGTGGAACTACTGACTGTTTGGGACATGTTGCCCTTGTAACTGAACTCATGAGGAAACTTGGGGAGAGAAAACCGAAACTAAAATCAACCGTTGTTGCAGTTTTTATAGCCAATGAAGAAAACTCAGCAATAACTGGAGTTGGTGTTGATGCACTAGTGAAAGATGGTCTGCTTGATAAGCTGAAGGGAGGCCCTCT TTTCTGGATTGATACAGCGGATAAACAACCTTGCATTGGTACTGGTGGTATGATACCCTGGAAACTTCATGTAACGGGGAAGCTTTTTCACAGTGGTTTAGCACACAAG GCTATAAATCCATTGGAGCTGGGCATGGAAGCACTTAAAGAAATCCAGCTTCGTTTTTACAAAGACTTTCCCCCCCATCCAAATGAGCAAGTATATGGATTTGCTACACCATCAACCATGAAACCAACTCAATGGAGTT ATCCAGGTGGTGGAATCAATCAAATTCCTGGAGAGTGTACACTATCAGGAGATGTCAG GTTAACTCCTTTCTACAA TGTAAAAGATGTAATGGAGAAGCTACAAGAATATGTAGATGACATAAATGAGAATATAGATGAGCTGGACACACAGGGTCCAGTTTCAAAATATATCCTCCATGATGAAAACCTTAGAGGAAG CCTTACATTGACTTTTGATGAGGCAATGTCTGGAGTTGCTTGTGACCTTGATTCCCGTGGCTTTCATGTATTGTGCAAAGCAACTGAAGAGGCAGTTGGTTATGTGAAGCCTTACTCAATTACTGGAACTTTGCCACTCATTCGGGAGCTGCAA GATGAAGGTTTCGATGTTCAAACTGCTGGTTATG GTTTAATGGCCACATACCATGCCAAGAATGAGTACTGCCTTCTTTCTGATATGTGCCAAGGCTACGATGTGTTTACCAGCATCATCTCCCAGTTAGAGAACTGA
- the LOC18606051 gene encoding transcriptional regulator SUPERMAN, with amino-acid sequence MAAELGLLSLNQLQKLAQSQQNQIQHQPNPSLAAASWMWNPKAQPQEDDDSWEVRAFAEDTGNIMGTTWPPRSYTCTFCRREFRSAQALGGHMNVHRRDRARLHQTQPSGAINPTSSSSTTSSSTLLIPTQEFGTNGGLCLLYQLPNPNGVFTSPPMNACSNDSPSTLLSISPYPSNNLMEAPSLNFPVTPQGLNNSSSLCYSSKAEPSTQTSADNCINNIGNSSSNNCKETSIEELDLELRLGHRPTTS; translated from the coding sequence ATGGCTGCTGAGCTTGGCCTTCTCTCATTGAACCAACTTCAAAAGTTAGCTCAATCTCAACAAAACCAGATTCAACATCAGCCCAATCCTAGCTTAGCGGCTGCCTCGTGGATGTGGAACCCTAAGGCCCAGCCACAGGAAGACGATGATTCGTGGGAGGTTAGGGCCTTTGCCGAGGATACGGGCAACATCATGGGCACAACTTGGCCGCCGAGGTCTTACACTTGCACTTTTTGCAGAAGGGAATTCCGGTCAGCTCAAGCCCTTGGGGGTCACATGAATGTGCACCGCCGTGACAGGGCTAGGCTTCACCAAACGCAGCCCAGCGGTGCAATCAATCCAACCTCATCTTCTTCTACTACTTCCTCATCTACCCTCTTAATCCCGACTCAAGAATTCGGCACAAATGGAGGCTTGTGCCTCCTCTACCAATTACCTAACCCTAACGGGGTTTTCACTTCTCCGCCTATGAATGCATGCTCTAACGATTCACCTTCGACTCTTCTCTCTATTTCACCGTATCCCTCTAACAACTTGATGGAAGCGCCATCTCTAAATTTTCCGGTAACGCCTCAAGGGCTCAACAATTCTTCTTCCCTCTGTTACTCAAGCAAAGCTGAACCTTCAACACAGACGTCGGCGGATAATTGTATCAATAACATTGGCAACAGCAGCAGCAACAACTGCAAGGAAACATCCATTGAAGAGCTTGATCTAGAGCTTCGACTAGGGCATAGACCAACAACATCCTAA